A genomic segment from Modestobacter roseus encodes:
- a CDS encoding DUF998 domain-containing protein, translating into MTGPATTVASPPTAPPDDRLGAGVRAPAGLPVVHGGVVVAALAGAGTCVVGGDVVDGMLSDAVHRPSGGAWLTLCLAGLGLVALGTAVAARRALPPGSPRALVLGLLALWVTGLAAVAVFPTDLPGVGTTPAGRAHQAAAAIAMLVPVALGQVAAGLAEPRTARALRRAMAAVLGTGAVFLAMHLPVVLTGDTAVAGVGLVERVLLVAVVGTALLAATALSAPGSHGRPAAAAAVEGTPR; encoded by the coding sequence GTGACCGGGCCGGCGACGACGGTCGCCTCGCCACCCACTGCGCCGCCAGACGACCGGCTCGGCGCCGGGGTGCGGGCGCCGGCCGGGCTGCCGGTGGTGCACGGCGGCGTCGTCGTGGCCGCGCTGGCCGGGGCGGGCACCTGCGTGGTCGGCGGCGACGTGGTCGACGGGATGCTCAGCGACGCCGTGCACCGCCCGTCCGGCGGCGCGTGGCTCACCCTCTGCCTGGCCGGGCTGGGGCTGGTGGCCCTCGGCACCGCGGTCGCGGCCCGCCGGGCGCTGCCGCCCGGGTCGCCGCGCGCACTGGTCCTCGGGCTGCTCGCCCTGTGGGTCACCGGGCTGGCCGCCGTCGCCGTGTTCCCCACCGACCTCCCCGGGGTCGGCACGACGCCGGCCGGACGGGCGCACCAGGCGGCCGCCGCGATCGCCATGCTGGTGCCGGTGGCGCTCGGGCAGGTCGCGGCCGGGCTCGCGGAGCCGCGTACCGCCCGGGCGCTGCGGAGAGCCATGGCCGCCGTGCTCGGCACCGGCGCGGTCTTCCTGGCGATGCACCTGCCCGTGGTGCTCACCGGCGACACCGCGGTGGCGGGGGTCGGGCTGGTCGAGCGGGTCCTGCTGGTCGCCGTCGTGGGGACGGCGCTGCTGGCCGCCACCGCGCTGTCCGCCCCGGGCTCGCACGGGCGGCCGGCTGCTGCCGCGGCGGTCGAGGGAACACCGCGATGA
- a CDS encoding DedA family protein gives MTWLADLVETSLLSPWVYLAVFVFTALDSVLPLLPSETLVIGATVYAVTTGTPLLWLVTVAAALGAVVGDHLGYGLGRLVLRRRMAADPDRLPRVRRALDERGGQLIVTARFVPGGRTAVTTGCGALGFPLSRFTPATVLAAVLWTAQGVLIGLLGAATFAHDPLMGVLVGVGVALLITAVGELVRLVRRRRRAAPAGAPAPHEPHPAPSM, from the coding sequence ATGACCTGGCTGGCCGACCTGGTCGAGACCTCGCTGCTGTCGCCCTGGGTCTACCTCGCGGTGTTCGTGTTCACCGCCCTGGACTCCGTCCTGCCGCTGCTGCCCAGCGAGACGCTGGTCATCGGGGCCACCGTGTACGCGGTCACCACCGGCACGCCCCTGCTCTGGCTGGTGACCGTCGCGGCCGCGCTCGGCGCGGTCGTCGGCGACCACCTCGGCTACGGCCTGGGCCGGCTGGTGCTGCGACGACGGATGGCGGCCGACCCCGATCGGCTGCCCCGGGTCCGCCGGGCACTGGACGAACGGGGCGGCCAGCTGATCGTGACCGCGCGCTTCGTCCCCGGTGGCCGGACGGCGGTCACCACCGGCTGCGGAGCTCTCGGCTTCCCGCTGAGCCGGTTCACCCCCGCGACCGTGCTCGCGGCCGTGCTCTGGACCGCCCAGGGCGTGCTCATCGGGCTTCTCGGTGCCGCCACCTTCGCGCACGACCCGCTGATGGGCGTGCTCGTGGGGGTGGGCGTCGCACTGCTGATCACCGCCGTGGGCGAGCTGGTCCGCCTGGTCCGGCGGCGCCGGCGGGCCGCTCCGGCAGGCGCACCGGCGCCCCACGAGCCGCACCCGGCGCCCTCGATGTGA
- a CDS encoding nitroreductase family protein gives MTVSKAAVTTVPLHPLLAERWSPRGWDAGHELLDDQLTALLEAARWAPSANNSQPWRFGVARRGTAAFAAVREALARGNQLWAHAASALVVVAAETVGPDGAPRPWAAYDTGQAVAHLTVQAQHEGLAVHQLGGFDRDRVSALLDLPATVVPLVVLTVGRRDSAAELPEVLAAREQAPRDRVPLDALLLPVPADPAGEALA, from the coding sequence ATGACCGTCAGCAAGGCCGCCGTCACCACCGTCCCCCTGCACCCGCTGCTCGCGGAGCGCTGGAGCCCGCGCGGGTGGGACGCGGGGCACGAGCTCCTCGACGACCAGCTGACCGCGTTGCTCGAAGCCGCCCGGTGGGCACCGAGTGCGAACAACAGCCAACCGTGGCGGTTCGGGGTCGCCCGTCGCGGCACGGCCGCCTTCGCCGCCGTGCGGGAGGCCCTGGCGCGGGGCAACCAGCTGTGGGCGCACGCGGCGTCCGCGCTCGTCGTCGTGGCGGCCGAGACCGTCGGGCCGGACGGCGCGCCCCGGCCGTGGGCGGCCTACGACACCGGTCAGGCGGTCGCGCACCTGACCGTGCAGGCCCAGCACGAGGGCCTCGCCGTCCACCAGCTCGGCGGCTTCGACCGCGACCGGGTCAGCGCGTTGCTGGACCTGCCGGCCACCGTCGTGCCCCTCGTCGTGCTGACGGTGGGCCGTCGGGACTCCGCCGCCGAGCTGCCCGAGGTGCTGGCCGCTCGGGAACAGGCGCCTCGGGACCGGGTCCCGCTCGACGCCCTGCTGCTGCCGGTCCCCGCGGACCCCGCCGGGGAGGCCCTCGCCTGA